The following proteins are encoded in a genomic region of Eriocheir sinensis breed Jianghai 21 chromosome 55, ASM2467909v1, whole genome shotgun sequence:
- the LOC126983895 gene encoding uncharacterized protein LOC126983895 isoform X1, whose protein sequence is MKPRREHTREWRRQADPSFPAPVKSRPSKPPPPRPSEPPPSRPTEPPPSRPIVSSASRPSEPPPPHPPDPASSSKPGQGVLKGHKGRNRKKNKKGLHVSFDLENTQEVVVPPKEEEVVVECWEDLSDGDTIGVNYDTPSKDDSDDPPGARDGAGRLDEDSDALEGVTYFGVGESPEYEAVDGFVDSPDVQWSCEELGNEFSNSEVTNVPQDAVEIDLDSKGPTDTAQDTTEASNLVYPLESNDESLLEGLTDVSHPDEMSEVSRLEGLTEVTHPNELNDMSYESLDLSRDGLVCAERSTDGRETEEASNTTLLDEVKNENGSEVLDKNAAELFERSHLEGSTDVVLPEKLSDVGHLLEKLTYLSNPSEVTDENHLEGLTDLSHVEEMTDGSNFDKITDANNAVDIIDASHSEEQLGATYQDISDAAGPGLTAVSHSGEQTNMSQSDDLTKSSHPDELNNVYDDGGSNLEEVTGMIQTDELAKEARSEEVMSSNDTEVLSVIDLDKSSHPSYHGLTDTELIRQQEEERSLLNDSETKAAISNTEIPATTNSGVEGNNSSARPGFAFIGELEEKCPTPPPITEADEDPVEGTPDDDDDEWETEPSGESEEASENTWEVTGSDGSTGIVQNPPDDGSGEDSDSLILNDDIEAVLLALIEDQEKGMPPVVSCSDQPQEQNSVSAPGSPLVKQQERATREQSPLVTIGYECRERKSASVYGSETESEGELVPCEDKCVGTADRSDDEPVEVAHEDGIKQNRMADCQERALSLGTSKHTTLTAPDVQVGGSSPSPEIPEIPEEGKCMGNSESGKEKDKTNGKKVVKKKGKKNKREVKAEPVVGPVDAVDRPKLVRGRAWMEKRGKINAKRLLNLSFGSEICESDIVEGTSNLLTETYTETSLLTPTRCPLGATVFTETPCTACSSVTGEFSESDSLHADCKCGEQRPEDAGVVALVAEVKTCDEAPKLDPKPLQELTKESVLKPAPKVTSEPTAELAPASSKTASDLIHSLAPPTVTVQVTGASDEEDNRTDDASSPTGDINEFFIVRTQTVAAPSQVLTEYVDDSESEEDVKPQNEKEHSTNVTEPKGDSVYIDAVGSACTDDINDYFDYDKSFPNVLGTQQLSLIYSYDSGPDPDPESGQGSIEDGGRTPDSAVESNTEINVSGDAMYTSGWGEIIYEGPCLCGNTEIAEDLGTLAKVVEHVSGTGREGGEEQLCVPAVLVNDVVAGDGNEAREEASGSEPPTHAMGSNQEEQGSENVGNSKDIRLRINEIVGGRLLRDQGRGVSPGVREEVACLEEQHGGREDSPLPGSSPASSSGVQGSDEMSLSRSRSRSPSREESVSPSYSPYALPEGPMEPRPCHPPSLDRHEREALESLRALRYEGSIDSTPEKSVPVDCSFRTFREMYQINPIYLTDSDDHDDLNESDTVVPVTANMDNDPERSITVTSWSSTSDCSPDPPELRSSPPLPGTHTTKKVPKVTKLLRETQGIVQRWEVLQAQAVERQRQSSQVRELQRQVKHLRLSLEALGEQASELTKTGDVDNRLKLIQKLQDAKALQQEVSSRKSEVSSINLAVHRFLTESGYALATLKDDVADLYRLWDEADRRVSSELSRLENVDAAWKLWETQAEELTKMLRQDGDTLKVLDVAIQTGSMTDSTTASMQGVARLLNDKRKTLPGKKLFLQHTKTQSVDIQGSSMSLMTSGDECLSDSGTSGYESCSSEELSERERRLANLRRLARDLEASLHPNSQAWASICKTLSSAEEELKGLQQHCRELVVRSSETLDQAKTSPQLRRRMWSKDNKVGKASRRANNVSGSGRNGNRRGWVWRVVRAALPFQAALLLLFCVACLLEPNCCDHVNTLNLSLSPQLRYVHGPPPV, encoded by the exons ATGAAACCGAGGCGAGAACATACGCGTGAGTGGCGGCGGCAGGCGGACCCCTCCTTCCCCGCCCCCGTCAAGTCCAGACCCTCCAAGCCGCCGCCTCCCCGGCCCTCTGAGCCTCCTCCTTCCCGCCCCACCGAACCTCCTCCGTCTCGCCCCATCGTGTCTTCCGCCTCGCGTCCATCTGAACCGCCGCCTCCGCATCCACCAGACCCTGCTTCTTCGTCCAAGCCAGGACAGGGGGTTCTCAAGGGACACAAAGGgcggaataggaaaaaaaacaagaaaggccTTCATGTGTCCTTCGACCTAGAGAACACGCAGGAGGTAGTGGTGCCtccgaaggaagaggaggtggtggtggagtgctgGGAGGACCTGAGTGATGGTGATACTATAGGCGTCAATTATGATACTCCCTCCAAAGACGACAGTGATGACCCACCGGGTGCACGCGACGGGGCAGGGCGGCTGGACGAGGACTCTGACGCCCTTGAGGGAGTCACCTACTTTGGAGTCGGCGAGTCACCGGAGTATGAGGCGGTGGATGGCTTCGTTGATTCGCCAGATGTGCAGTGGAGTTGCGAAGAGTTGGGGAATGAATTCAGTAATAGTGAAGTGACCAACGTTCCTCAAGATGCGGTAGAGATTGATTTGGACAGCAAAGGGCCAACTGACACCGCTCAAGACACAACAGAGGCGAGTAACCTTGTGTATCCCCTAGAATCGAATGACGAAAGTTTGCTTGAAGGGCTGACTGATGTGAGTCATCCAGATGAAATGAGTGAGGTTAGTCGTCTGGAAGGATTGACTGAGGTGACCCATCCAAATGAACTGAATGACATGAGTTATGAGTCACTAGATTTAAGTCGTGATGGACTGGTGTGTGCAGAAAGATCAACTGacggaagggaaacagaggaggcAAGTAACACAACTCTTTTGGatgaagtgaaaaatgaaaatggcaGTGAAGTGTTAGATAAAAATGCTGCGGAGCTGTTCGAGAGGAGTCATCTTGAAGGGTCGACTGACGTGGTTCTCCCGGAAAAGTTGTCTGACGTGGGTCACCTTTTAGAAAAATTGACCTATTTAAGTAATCCATCTGAAGTGACTGATGAAAATCACCTTGAAGGACTGACTGATTTAAGTCATGTAGAGGAAATGACTGACGGAAGTAATTTTGATAAAATAACTGACGCCAATAATGCAGTTGATATAATCGATGCGAGCCACTCTGAAGAACAGCTTGGCGCTACTTATCAGGATATTAGCGACGCGGCTGGTCCTGGATTGACTGCCGTGAGTCATTCAGGAGAACAAACCAACATGAGTCAGTCTGATGACTTGACTAAGAGTAGTCATCCAGATGAACTAAATAACGTGTATGACGATGGAGGAAGTAACTTAGAAGAAGTGACTGGCATGATTCAAACTGACGAACTGGCTAAGGAAGCTCGTTCAGAGGAAGTGATGAGTAGTAATGATACTGAAGTGTTGAGTGTTATTGATTTAGATAAATCGTCACATCCCAGCTATCACGGTTTGACTGACACGGAACTAATAAGGCAGCAGGAAGAGGAACGGTCTCTCTTGAATGACTCCGAGACGAAGGCCGCCATATCCAACACTGAAATACCTGCCACAACTAACTCTGGTGTAGAGGGCAACAACAGCAGTGCCAGACCAGGCTTTGCCTTTATCGGCGAGCTCGAGGAGAAATGCCCTACCCCTCCCCCCATCACAGAAGCTGATGAAGACCCTGTTGAAGGAACccctgatgacgatgatgacgagtgGGAGACTGAGCCTAGTGGGGAAAGCGAGGAGGCCAGCGAGAACACGTGGGAGGTAACAGGGTCTGACGGCAGTACCGGCATTGTGCAAAACCCCCCAGACGACGGCAGCGGGGAGGACAGCGACAGCCTCATCCTGAATGACGACATAGAGGCAGTGTTACTGGCGCTGATAGAAGACCAGGAGAAGGGCATGCCGCCCGTAGTGTCCTGCAGTGATCAACCTCAAGAGCAAAACAGCGTGTCGGCACCCGGGTCGCCTCTCGTGAAACAACAGGAGCGTGCAACGAGGGAGCAGTCACCATTAGTGACCATCGGGTACGAGTGTCGGGAGAGAAAGTCAGCATCGGTATACGGATCTGAAACGGAGTCCGAAGGAGAACTTGTACCATGCGAGGACAAGTGTGTGGGCACTGCGGACCGGAGCGACGACGAGCCGGTGGAGGTGGCGCACGAAGATGGGATCAAGCAGAACAGGATGGCCGACTGCCAAGAAAGGGCCCTAAGTTTGGGTACCAGCAAACACACTACGTTGACTGCGCCTGATGTGCAGGTAGGCGGCTCATCTCCATCACCTGAGATTCCAGAAATTCCTGAAGAGGGAAAATGCATGGGGAACTCTGAGAgcgggaaagaaaaagacaaaaccaaTGGCAAAAAGGTTGTcaaaaagaaaggtaagaaaaataagagagaagtcAAAGCTGAGCCCGTTGTCGGTCCCGTTGACGCTGTTGACAGACCAAAACTTGTGCGTGGCAGAGCATggatggaaaaaagagggaaaattaaCGCCAAACGGCTACTTAACCTGTCTTTTGGAAGCGAAATCTGCGAGTCTGATATTGTGGAAGGGACGTCCAACCTCCTGACGGAGACCTACACGGAGACCAGTCTTCTGACGCCTACAAGGTGTCCCTTGGGCGCCACGGTGTTCACCGAGACTCCTTGCACCGCGTGTTCCTCAGTAACGGGGGAGTTTAGTGAATCGGACAGTTTGCATGCAGACTGCAAGTGTGGAGAACAGCGACCAGAAGACGCCGGCGTGGTAGCGCTGGTGGCGGAGGTAAAGACGTGCGACGAAGCTCCAAAACTAGACCCGAAACCTTTACAAGAACTGACCAAGGAGTCTGTCTTAAAGCCTGCCCCAAAAGTAACTTCAGAGCCAACCGCAGAGCTTGCCCCAGCGTCCTCTAAGACTGCCTCAGACCTTATTCACTCACTCGCTCCTCCCACCGTGACGGTGCAAGTGACGGGCGCCAGCGACGAGGAGGATAATAGAACCGACGATGCATCTTCACCAACAGGAGACATCAATGAGTTTTTTATCGTTCGAACACAAACTGTTGCTGCGCCTTCTCAGGTCCTGACAGAGTATGTAGATGACAGTGAGTCAGAGGAAGATGTGAAACCTCAAAATGAAAAAGAGCACTCCACGAACGTGACCGAGCCCAAAGGAGACTCTGTTTATATAGACGCCGTTGGTAGCGCATGCACAGATGATATAAATGACTATTTTGACTATGACAAGTCATTTCCTAATGTCCTGGGCACTCAGCAACTAAGCCTGATATATTCCTACGATTCCGGGCCAGATCCAGACCCTGAGTCGGGTCAGGGAAGCATTGAAGATGGAGGACGGACTCCAGACTCTGCGGTTGAGTCAAACACCGAGATAAATGTTAGTGGTGATGCAATGTACACGTCAGGCTGGGGAGAAATTATTTACGAAGGTCCGTGCTTGTGTGGGAACACTGAAATCGCAGAGGATCTTGGAACTCTCGCAAAAGTTGTCGAGCATGTTAGTGGGACGGGGCGGGAGGGTGGCGAGGAGCAGCTCTGTGTTCCGGCGGTGCTAGTGAATGATGTCGTGGCAGGTGATGGTAACGAGGCACGTGAAGAAGCCTCCGGTAGTGAACCCCCGACCCACGCAATGGGAAGTAATCAGGAGGAGCAGGGCTCAGAGAATGTCGGCAACTCTAAGGACATAAGACTAAGGATAAATGAAATCGTGGGTGGACGTTTGTTGCGTGACCAAGGGCGCGGCGTGAGCCCTGGCGTGAGGGAGGAAGTCGCTTGCCTGGAGGAACAACATGGCGGACGGGAAGACTCACCCCTACCCGGCTCTTCCCCGGCCTCCAGCTCGGGAGTTCAGGGCTCCGACGAGATGTCTCTCTCGAGGTCACGCTCCCGGTCTCCTTCAAGGGAAGAATCTGTCTCCCCGTCGTACAGCCCCTACGCCCTGCCGGAGGGCCCCATGGAACCCCGCCCATGCCACCCTCCATCTCTGGACAGGCATGAACGCGAGGCTCTGGAGAGTCTACGGGCACTCAGGTATGAGGGCAGCATCGACTCCACGCCTGAGAAGAGCGTGCCCGTGGACTGCAGCTTCAGGACCTTCAGGGAAATGTATCAGATTAACCCGATTTATCTAACCGACTCGGACGACCACGACGACTTGAACGAGTCTGACACGGTCGTGCCGGTCACAGCGAATATGGACAACGACCCAGAGAGGTCCATCACTGTTACCA GCTGGTCCTCCACCTCAGACTGTTCCCCCGACCCTCCGGAGCTCAGATCATCCCCGCCTCTCCCCGGGACCCACACCACTAAAAAGGTCCCCAAAGTTACTAAGCTCCTGCGGGAGACCCAAG GCATCGTGCAGCGGTGGGAGGTGCTGCAAGCGCAGGCGGTGGAGCGGCAGCGGCAGAGCAGCCAAGTGAGGGAGCTGCAGAGGCAGGTGAAGCACCTCCGCCTGTCCCTGGAGGCCCTCGGTGAGCAGGCCAGCGAGCTCACGAAGACGGGTGACGTCGACAACCGCCTCAAGCTTATCCAGAAGCTGCAGGACGCCAAG GCCCTGCAGCAGGAAGTGTCGTCGAGGAAGTCTGAGGTTTCCAGCATCAACTTGGCCGTGCACAGGTTCCTGACGGAGAGCGGCTATGCCCTGGCCACCCTCAAGGACGACGTGGCGGACCTCTACCGACTCTGGGACGAGGCAGACAGACG GGTGAGCAGCGAGCTGTCGCGGCTGGAGAATGTGGACGCCGCGTGGAAGCTGTGGGAGACGCAGGCGGAAGAGCTGACCAAGATGCTGCGGCAGGACGGGGACACGCTGAAGGTCTTGGATGTGGCCATTCAGACCGGCTCCATGACGGACTCGACCACAGCGTCGATGCAGGGCGTGGCGAGGCTCCTCAACGACAAGCGCAAAACACTGCCGGGCAAGAAGCTTTTCCTGCAGCACACTAAGACACAG AGTGTTGATATCCAGGGATCTTCAATGTCCCTGATGACGTCGGGTGACGAGTGTCTGAGTGACTCTGGGACGTCTGGCTACGAGTCTTGTTCCTCAGAGGAGCTTAGTGAGCGGGAGCGTCGCTTGGCCAACCTGCGGCGGCTGGCGCGGGACCTGGAAGCTTCGCTTCACCCCAACTCGCAAGCGTGGGCTTCCATCTGCAAG ACGTTATCGAGCGCCGAGGAGGAGCTGAAAGGTCTGCAGCAGCACTGTCGAGAGCTGGTGGTTAGGTCCTCGGAGACGCTGGACCAGGCCAAGACTTCCCCGCAGCTGAG
- the LOC126983895 gene encoding uncharacterized protein LOC126983895 isoform X2: MKPRREHTREWRRQADPSFPAPVKSRPSKPPPPRPSEPPPSRPTEPPPSRPIVSSASRPSEPPPPHPPDPASSSKPGQGVLKGHKGRNRKKNKKGLHVSFDLENTQEVVVPPKEEEVVVECWEDLSDGDTIGVNYDTPSKDDSDDPPGARDGAGRLDEDSDALEGVTYFGVGESPEYEAVDGFVDSPDVQWSCEELGNEFSNSEVTNVPQDAVEIDLDSKGPTDTAQDTTEASNLVYPLESNDESLLEGLTDVSHPDEMSEVSRLEGLTEVTHPNELNDMSYESLDLSRDGLVCAERSTDGRETEEASNTTLLDEVKNENGSEVLDKNAAELFERSHLEGSTDVVLPEKLSDVGHLLEKLTYLSNPSEVTDENHLEGLTDLSHVEEMTDGSNFDKITDANNAVDIIDASHSEEQLGATYQDISDAAGPGLTAVSHSGEQTNMSQSDDLTKSSHPDELNNVYDDGGSNLEEVTGMIQTDELAKEARSEEVMSSNDTEVLSVIDLDKSSHPSYHGLTDTELIRQQEEERSLLNDSETKAAISNTEIPATTNSGVEGNNSSARPGFAFIGELEEKCPTPPPITEADEDPVEGTPDDDDDEWETEPSGESEEASENTWEVTGSDGSTGIVQNPPDDGSGEDSDSLILNDDIEAVLLALIEDQEKGMPPVVSCSDQPQEQNSVSAPGSPLVKQQERATREQSPLVTIGYECRERKSASVYGSETESEGELVPCEDKCVGTADRSDDEPVEVAHEDGIKQNRMADCQERALSLGTSKHTTLTAPDVQVGGSSPSPEIPEIPEEGKCMGNSESGKEKDKTNGKKVVKKKGKKNKREVKAEPVVGPVDAVDRPKLVRGRAWMEKRGKINAKRLLNLSFGSEICESDIVEGTSNLLTETYTETSLLTPTRCPLGATVFTETPCTACSSVTGEFSESDSLHADCKCGEQRPEDAGVVALVAEVKTCDEAPKLDPKPLQELTKESVLKPAPKVTSEPTAELAPASSKTASDLIHSLAPPTVTVQVTGASDEEDNRTDDASSPTGDINEFFIVRTQTVAAPSQVLTEYVDDSESEEDVKPQNEKEHSTNVTEPKGDSVYIDAVGSACTDDINDYFDYDKSFPNVLGTQQLSLIYSYDSGPDPDPESGQGSIEDGGRTPDSAVESNTEINVSGDAMYTSGWGEIIYEGPCLCGNTEIAEDLGTLAKVVEHVSGTGREGGEEQLCVPAVLVNDVVAGDGNEAREEASGSEPPTHAMGSNQEEQGSENVGNSKDIRLRINEIVGGRLLRDQGRGVSPGVREEVACLEEQHGGREDSPLPGSSPASSSGVQGSDEMSLSRSRSRSPSREESVSPSYSPYALPEGPMEPRPCHPPSLDRHEREALESLRALRYEGSIDSTPEKSVPVDCSFRTFREMYQINPIYLTDSDDHDDLNESDTVVPVTANMDNDPERSITVTSIVQRWEVLQAQAVERQRQSSQVRELQRQVKHLRLSLEALGEQASELTKTGDVDNRLKLIQKLQDAKALQQEVSSRKSEVSSINLAVHRFLTESGYALATLKDDVADLYRLWDEADRRVSSELSRLENVDAAWKLWETQAEELTKMLRQDGDTLKVLDVAIQTGSMTDSTTASMQGVARLLNDKRKTLPGKKLFLQHTKTQSVDIQGSSMSLMTSGDECLSDSGTSGYESCSSEELSERERRLANLRRLARDLEASLHPNSQAWASICKTLSSAEEELKGLQQHCRELVVRSSETLDQAKTSPQLRRRMWSKDNKVGKASRRANNVSGSGRNGNRRGWVWRVVRAALPFQAALLLLFCVACLLEPNCCDHVNTLNLSLSPQLRYVHGPPPV, translated from the exons ATGAAACCGAGGCGAGAACATACGCGTGAGTGGCGGCGGCAGGCGGACCCCTCCTTCCCCGCCCCCGTCAAGTCCAGACCCTCCAAGCCGCCGCCTCCCCGGCCCTCTGAGCCTCCTCCTTCCCGCCCCACCGAACCTCCTCCGTCTCGCCCCATCGTGTCTTCCGCCTCGCGTCCATCTGAACCGCCGCCTCCGCATCCACCAGACCCTGCTTCTTCGTCCAAGCCAGGACAGGGGGTTCTCAAGGGACACAAAGGgcggaataggaaaaaaaacaagaaaggccTTCATGTGTCCTTCGACCTAGAGAACACGCAGGAGGTAGTGGTGCCtccgaaggaagaggaggtggtggtggagtgctgGGAGGACCTGAGTGATGGTGATACTATAGGCGTCAATTATGATACTCCCTCCAAAGACGACAGTGATGACCCACCGGGTGCACGCGACGGGGCAGGGCGGCTGGACGAGGACTCTGACGCCCTTGAGGGAGTCACCTACTTTGGAGTCGGCGAGTCACCGGAGTATGAGGCGGTGGATGGCTTCGTTGATTCGCCAGATGTGCAGTGGAGTTGCGAAGAGTTGGGGAATGAATTCAGTAATAGTGAAGTGACCAACGTTCCTCAAGATGCGGTAGAGATTGATTTGGACAGCAAAGGGCCAACTGACACCGCTCAAGACACAACAGAGGCGAGTAACCTTGTGTATCCCCTAGAATCGAATGACGAAAGTTTGCTTGAAGGGCTGACTGATGTGAGTCATCCAGATGAAATGAGTGAGGTTAGTCGTCTGGAAGGATTGACTGAGGTGACCCATCCAAATGAACTGAATGACATGAGTTATGAGTCACTAGATTTAAGTCGTGATGGACTGGTGTGTGCAGAAAGATCAACTGacggaagggaaacagaggaggcAAGTAACACAACTCTTTTGGatgaagtgaaaaatgaaaatggcaGTGAAGTGTTAGATAAAAATGCTGCGGAGCTGTTCGAGAGGAGTCATCTTGAAGGGTCGACTGACGTGGTTCTCCCGGAAAAGTTGTCTGACGTGGGTCACCTTTTAGAAAAATTGACCTATTTAAGTAATCCATCTGAAGTGACTGATGAAAATCACCTTGAAGGACTGACTGATTTAAGTCATGTAGAGGAAATGACTGACGGAAGTAATTTTGATAAAATAACTGACGCCAATAATGCAGTTGATATAATCGATGCGAGCCACTCTGAAGAACAGCTTGGCGCTACTTATCAGGATATTAGCGACGCGGCTGGTCCTGGATTGACTGCCGTGAGTCATTCAGGAGAACAAACCAACATGAGTCAGTCTGATGACTTGACTAAGAGTAGTCATCCAGATGAACTAAATAACGTGTATGACGATGGAGGAAGTAACTTAGAAGAAGTGACTGGCATGATTCAAACTGACGAACTGGCTAAGGAAGCTCGTTCAGAGGAAGTGATGAGTAGTAATGATACTGAAGTGTTGAGTGTTATTGATTTAGATAAATCGTCACATCCCAGCTATCACGGTTTGACTGACACGGAACTAATAAGGCAGCAGGAAGAGGAACGGTCTCTCTTGAATGACTCCGAGACGAAGGCCGCCATATCCAACACTGAAATACCTGCCACAACTAACTCTGGTGTAGAGGGCAACAACAGCAGTGCCAGACCAGGCTTTGCCTTTATCGGCGAGCTCGAGGAGAAATGCCCTACCCCTCCCCCCATCACAGAAGCTGATGAAGACCCTGTTGAAGGAACccctgatgacgatgatgacgagtgGGAGACTGAGCCTAGTGGGGAAAGCGAGGAGGCCAGCGAGAACACGTGGGAGGTAACAGGGTCTGACGGCAGTACCGGCATTGTGCAAAACCCCCCAGACGACGGCAGCGGGGAGGACAGCGACAGCCTCATCCTGAATGACGACATAGAGGCAGTGTTACTGGCGCTGATAGAAGACCAGGAGAAGGGCATGCCGCCCGTAGTGTCCTGCAGTGATCAACCTCAAGAGCAAAACAGCGTGTCGGCACCCGGGTCGCCTCTCGTGAAACAACAGGAGCGTGCAACGAGGGAGCAGTCACCATTAGTGACCATCGGGTACGAGTGTCGGGAGAGAAAGTCAGCATCGGTATACGGATCTGAAACGGAGTCCGAAGGAGAACTTGTACCATGCGAGGACAAGTGTGTGGGCACTGCGGACCGGAGCGACGACGAGCCGGTGGAGGTGGCGCACGAAGATGGGATCAAGCAGAACAGGATGGCCGACTGCCAAGAAAGGGCCCTAAGTTTGGGTACCAGCAAACACACTACGTTGACTGCGCCTGATGTGCAGGTAGGCGGCTCATCTCCATCACCTGAGATTCCAGAAATTCCTGAAGAGGGAAAATGCATGGGGAACTCTGAGAgcgggaaagaaaaagacaaaaccaaTGGCAAAAAGGTTGTcaaaaagaaaggtaagaaaaataagagagaagtcAAAGCTGAGCCCGTTGTCGGTCCCGTTGACGCTGTTGACAGACCAAAACTTGTGCGTGGCAGAGCATggatggaaaaaagagggaaaattaaCGCCAAACGGCTACTTAACCTGTCTTTTGGAAGCGAAATCTGCGAGTCTGATATTGTGGAAGGGACGTCCAACCTCCTGACGGAGACCTACACGGAGACCAGTCTTCTGACGCCTACAAGGTGTCCCTTGGGCGCCACGGTGTTCACCGAGACTCCTTGCACCGCGTGTTCCTCAGTAACGGGGGAGTTTAGTGAATCGGACAGTTTGCATGCAGACTGCAAGTGTGGAGAACAGCGACCAGAAGACGCCGGCGTGGTAGCGCTGGTGGCGGAGGTAAAGACGTGCGACGAAGCTCCAAAACTAGACCCGAAACCTTTACAAGAACTGACCAAGGAGTCTGTCTTAAAGCCTGCCCCAAAAGTAACTTCAGAGCCAACCGCAGAGCTTGCCCCAGCGTCCTCTAAGACTGCCTCAGACCTTATTCACTCACTCGCTCCTCCCACCGTGACGGTGCAAGTGACGGGCGCCAGCGACGAGGAGGATAATAGAACCGACGATGCATCTTCACCAACAGGAGACATCAATGAGTTTTTTATCGTTCGAACACAAACTGTTGCTGCGCCTTCTCAGGTCCTGACAGAGTATGTAGATGACAGTGAGTCAGAGGAAGATGTGAAACCTCAAAATGAAAAAGAGCACTCCACGAACGTGACCGAGCCCAAAGGAGACTCTGTTTATATAGACGCCGTTGGTAGCGCATGCACAGATGATATAAATGACTATTTTGACTATGACAAGTCATTTCCTAATGTCCTGGGCACTCAGCAACTAAGCCTGATATATTCCTACGATTCCGGGCCAGATCCAGACCCTGAGTCGGGTCAGGGAAGCATTGAAGATGGAGGACGGACTCCAGACTCTGCGGTTGAGTCAAACACCGAGATAAATGTTAGTGGTGATGCAATGTACACGTCAGGCTGGGGAGAAATTATTTACGAAGGTCCGTGCTTGTGTGGGAACACTGAAATCGCAGAGGATCTTGGAACTCTCGCAAAAGTTGTCGAGCATGTTAGTGGGACGGGGCGGGAGGGTGGCGAGGAGCAGCTCTGTGTTCCGGCGGTGCTAGTGAATGATGTCGTGGCAGGTGATGGTAACGAGGCACGTGAAGAAGCCTCCGGTAGTGAACCCCCGACCCACGCAATGGGAAGTAATCAGGAGGAGCAGGGCTCAGAGAATGTCGGCAACTCTAAGGACATAAGACTAAGGATAAATGAAATCGTGGGTGGACGTTTGTTGCGTGACCAAGGGCGCGGCGTGAGCCCTGGCGTGAGGGAGGAAGTCGCTTGCCTGGAGGAACAACATGGCGGACGGGAAGACTCACCCCTACCCGGCTCTTCCCCGGCCTCCAGCTCGGGAGTTCAGGGCTCCGACGAGATGTCTCTCTCGAGGTCACGCTCCCGGTCTCCTTCAAGGGAAGAATCTGTCTCCCCGTCGTACAGCCCCTACGCCCTGCCGGAGGGCCCCATGGAACCCCGCCCATGCCACCCTCCATCTCTGGACAGGCATGAACGCGAGGCTCTGGAGAGTCTACGGGCACTCAGGTATGAGGGCAGCATCGACTCCACGCCTGAGAAGAGCGTGCCCGTGGACTGCAGCTTCAGGACCTTCAGGGAAATGTATCAGATTAACCCGATTTATCTAACCGACTCGGACGACCACGACGACTTGAACGAGTCTGACACGGTCGTGCCGGTCACAGCGAATATGGACAACGACCCAGAGAGGTCCATCACTGTTACCA GCATCGTGCAGCGGTGGGAGGTGCTGCAAGCGCAGGCGGTGGAGCGGCAGCGGCAGAGCAGCCAAGTGAGGGAGCTGCAGAGGCAGGTGAAGCACCTCCGCCTGTCCCTGGAGGCCCTCGGTGAGCAGGCCAGCGAGCTCACGAAGACGGGTGACGTCGACAACCGCCTCAAGCTTATCCAGAAGCTGCAGGACGCCAAG GCCCTGCAGCAGGAAGTGTCGTCGAGGAAGTCTGAGGTTTCCAGCATCAACTTGGCCGTGCACAGGTTCCTGACGGAGAGCGGCTATGCCCTGGCCACCCTCAAGGACGACGTGGCGGACCTCTACCGACTCTGGGACGAGGCAGACAGACG GGTGAGCAGCGAGCTGTCGCGGCTGGAGAATGTGGACGCCGCGTGGAAGCTGTGGGAGACGCAGGCGGAAGAGCTGACCAAGATGCTGCGGCAGGACGGGGACACGCTGAAGGTCTTGGATGTGGCCATTCAGACCGGCTCCATGACGGACTCGACCACAGCGTCGATGCAGGGCGTGGCGAGGCTCCTCAACGACAAGCGCAAAACACTGCCGGGCAAGAAGCTTTTCCTGCAGCACACTAAGACACAG AGTGTTGATATCCAGGGATCTTCAATGTCCCTGATGACGTCGGGTGACGAGTGTCTGAGTGACTCTGGGACGTCTGGCTACGAGTCTTGTTCCTCAGAGGAGCTTAGTGAGCGGGAGCGTCGCTTGGCCAACCTGCGGCGGCTGGCGCGGGACCTGGAAGCTTCGCTTCACCCCAACTCGCAAGCGTGGGCTTCCATCTGCAAG ACGTTATCGAGCGCCGAGGAGGAGCTGAAAGGTCTGCAGCAGCACTGTCGAGAGCTGGTGGTTAGGTCCTCGGAGACGCTGGACCAGGCCAAGACTTCCCCGCAGCTGAG